The Hippocampus zosterae strain Florida chromosome 20, ASM2543408v3, whole genome shotgun sequence genome contains a region encoding:
- the nrn1a gene encoding neuritin, whose protein sequence is MAGTLALMLVLHFGWLPQSALVSSARCDAVFKGFSDCLLQLGDNMANYPADLDDQQNLHKICTYWDDFHSCASTALSDCQEGASDLWEKLKKESRSLDFRGSLFELCGGGNGAPSGRGPARAFLVLLPSLLTWLLAL, encoded by the exons GTTGGCTGCCGCAGTCGGCGCTGGTGAGCTCCGCCCGCTGTGACGCCGTCTTCAAAGGCTTTTCCGACTGTTTGCTGCAGCTGGGGGACAACATGGCCAACTACCCCGCCGACCTCGACGACCAGCAGAACCTGCACAAGATCTGCAC CTACTGGGATGACTTCCACTCGTGCGCCAGCACGGCGTTGTCCGACTGCCAGGAAGGCGCCAGCGACCTTTGGGAGAAACTCAAGAAAGAATCTCGCAGTCTGGATTTTCGCGGGAGTTTGTTTGAACTTTGCGGCGGGGGAAACGGCGCCCCCTCCGGGCGGGGCCCGGCAAGGGCCTTCCTGGTCCTGCTGCCCAGCCTGCTGACCTGGCTGCTGGCCCTTTAG